Proteins from a single region of Butyrivibrio fibrisolvens:
- a CDS encoding AAA family ATPase produces MLVKLSVENFKSFDQKEELSMISSSKMQGNKSHRVKIKQTQLLKNAIVYGANASGKSNLVVAFAFIKAALMEGLPVGSATDFCRNRKDNKTRESVFEIQFTVGDTFYAYGFSTILSQRKISEEWLYELMQDGSAHQLFIREAGNAPILGETVKLSAAEKSRFSVYSEDFAGQDTQLFLTEMNRGKKYPENSKLIFFVEAFNWIMNNIIVINPNIGISNTEAYYNDESLENISKLIQTFDTGVTEIKTRQITIDEMGKMIPAEVVQGIFSQLKAQLQMSNLPSIQMTWRVEGGFFNIRIKEGEEPEISTLVLKHGKSVFDFNFSEESDGTKRLFDLIDMLLTERPDTVFVVDELERSLHPKLTEHFLKLFMEAHDGVRMQLVFTTHEDTIMDQVLFRRDEIWFVERDADNASKIYSLDRFKERYDKKLSKAYLEGRYGAIPVFRQFSFRKGE; encoded by the coding sequence ATGTTGGTCAAATTATCGGTTGAGAACTTCAAATCTTTTGATCAGAAAGAAGAATTATCAATGATTTCTTCTAGCAAGATGCAGGGGAATAAGAGTCATCGTGTGAAGATCAAGCAGACTCAGCTTTTGAAAAATGCGATTGTTTATGGGGCTAATGCTTCCGGAAAATCTAATCTTGTTGTGGCATTTGCTTTTATTAAAGCTGCTTTGATGGAAGGGTTACCTGTAGGATCAGCAACCGATTTTTGTAGGAATCGTAAAGATAACAAAACTCGAGAAAGCGTATTTGAAATCCAGTTTACTGTGGGAGATACTTTCTATGCTTATGGCTTTTCAACAATACTTAGCCAAAGAAAGATTTCTGAAGAGTGGCTGTATGAATTGATGCAGGATGGCAGTGCGCATCAATTGTTCATAAGAGAAGCTGGAAATGCACCGATCCTTGGTGAAACAGTAAAGCTTTCTGCAGCTGAGAAGAGTAGATTCAGTGTTTATTCAGAAGACTTTGCCGGTCAGGATACACAATTATTCCTGACTGAAATGAACCGAGGAAAGAAATATCCTGAGAATTCCAAGCTGATATTCTTTGTAGAAGCTTTCAACTGGATCATGAATAATATCATCGTCATCAATCCAAACATTGGTATTTCAAATACTGAAGCATACTATAATGATGAATCTCTGGAGAACATAAGCAAACTGATCCAGACTTTTGATACCGGTGTTACCGAGATAAAAACAAGGCAGATTACTATAGATGAGATGGGCAAGATGATTCCTGCTGAAGTTGTTCAGGGAATCTTTTCACAGTTGAAAGCTCAGCTTCAGATGAGTAACCTTCCAAGTATTCAGATGACCTGGAGAGTTGAAGGCGGTTTCTTTAATATTCGCATTAAAGAGGGTGAAGAACCTGAGATCTCTACTCTTGTCCTTAAGCATGGCAAATCTGTTTTTGATTTCAATTTCTCTGAGGAATCAGATGGAACAAAGAGATTGTTTGATCTGATAGATATGCTCCTTACAGAGCGACCTGATACTGTATTTGTTGTTGATGAGCTAGAGCGCAGCTTGCATCCAAAGCTGACAGAGCATTTTCTGAAACTTTTCATGGAAGCTCATGATGGTGTAAGAATGCAGCTTGTGTTTACTACTCATGAAGATACGATAATGGATCAGGTTCTTTTCCGTAGGGATGAGATATGGTTTGTAGAAAGAGATGCTGACAATGCCAGCAAGATTTATTCTCTGGACAGATTCAAGGAAAGATATGACAAGAAGCTTAGTAAAGCTTATCTTGAGGGAAGATATGGTGCTATTCCTGTGTTCAGGCAGTTTTCTTTCCGGAAGGGAGAGTAA
- a CDS encoding glutaredoxin-related protein codes for MIKIYGMPTCPYCDYVHEQIKGREDEFEYINIGENIRNMGAFTRLRDTNPAFDHCKEIGDVGIPAFVFEDGRVSIDPADAGLIEYGTPGACSIDDHKNGRKGC; via the coding sequence ATGATCAAGATCTACGGTATGCCCACTTGCCCATATTGTGATTACGTCCATGAGCAGATCAAGGGCAGAGAAGATGAATTCGAGTACATAAACATCGGTGAGAATATCCGTAACATGGGTGCTTTCACAAGACTTCGTGATACCAATCCTGCATTTGATCATTGCAAGGAAATCGGTGATGTGGGTATCCCTGCTTTTGTATTTGAGGATGGCAGGGTATCGATAGACCCGGCTGATGCGGGACTTATTGAGTATGGTACGCCGGGGGCTTGTTCTATTGATGATCACAAGAACGGCAGGAAAGGGTGCTGA
- a CDS encoding chromate transporter gives MMIYIDLFFGFLKVGLFSFGGAYAAIPLIRDVVLHYGWLDEEKLSYMIAVSESTPGPLMINMATYVGAVTAGIPGALLATFTVALPAFVIIILIMILLKSILDSPYVQAVLRGLKPCIMGIILAMGVSMILQNTIIKGMSITPDIKAALFCAVLAIIYFGSRKVLKSGISPIGLICIAAVMGIIVY, from the coding sequence ATGATGATTTATATAGATCTTTTCTTTGGATTTTTAAAAGTGGGATTATTTTCTTTTGGCGGAGCATATGCAGCGATCCCTCTTATAAGAGATGTGGTGCTACACTACGGATGGCTTGATGAAGAGAAGTTATCGTACATGATAGCTGTGAGCGAGAGTACGCCGGGACCTCTTATGATCAATATGGCTACATACGTAGGCGCCGTGACAGCAGGAATCCCGGGAGCGCTTCTTGCAACCTTCACTGTAGCTCTTCCTGCCTTTGTGATCATCATACTTATTATGATCTTACTTAAGAGTATTTTGGATAGTCCCTATGTTCAGGCAGTGCTTAGAGGTTTAAAACCCTGCATTATGGGTATCATCCTGGCTATGGGTGTCAGCATGATATTACAAAATACCATCATTAAAGGGATGTCTATTACCCCAGATATTAAGGCCGCTCTTTTTTGTGCTGTATTGGCTATTATATATTTTGGCTCCAGGAAGGTGCTGAAGTCAGGCATATCGCCTATAGGACTTATATGCATCGCAGCGGTGATGGGGATTATAGTATATTAA
- a CDS encoding 3'-5' exonuclease — protein MKHIVVDLEMNTISHKSWARNICTSEIIEIGAVMLDENYKEISSFRTYVKPVYNDGITKKITKLTGITDEMVQNAPLFSEALKMFTSWCLGTGDDITIYAWSESDYDQIGGEMLLKEYEISDKEQVVLGRKWSDFQDEFDSHLGFERQVSLKMALDMAGVDFAGREHDALDDARNTAELLTIFNDKALFDKTLKKIKEVMEPKSFGSTLGDVFDFSMLEIA, from the coding sequence ATGAAGCATATAGTTGTTGATTTAGAAATGAATACTATCAGTCATAAGTCATGGGCAAGAAATATCTGTACAAGTGAGATCATAGAGATCGGAGCTGTAATGCTTGATGAGAATTACAAGGAGATATCTTCATTTCGAACATATGTGAAGCCGGTATATAACGATGGCATTACCAAGAAGATTACAAAGCTTACCGGAATTACTGATGAAATGGTTCAGAATGCACCTTTATTTTCAGAGGCTCTAAAGATGTTTACAAGCTGGTGCCTTGGAACAGGGGACGATATTACGATTTATGCCTGGAGCGAGTCAGATTATGATCAGATAGGAGGTGAGATGCTTCTGAAGGAATATGAGATTTCTGATAAGGAACAGGTTGTTCTTGGCAGGAAGTGGTCAGATTTTCAGGATGAGTTCGACTCACATCTTGGATTTGAGAGACAGGTCTCTCTGAAGATGGCTTTGGACATGGCAGGAGTTGATTTTGCAGGAAGAGAGCATGATGCTCTGGATGATGCCAGAAATACTGCAGAATTGCTGACTATCTTCAATGACAAAGCTTTGTTTGATAAGACTCTTAAGAAGATCAAGGAAGTTATGGAGCCTAAGAGCTTTGGAAGTACCCTTGGTGATGTGTTTGATTTTTCAATGCTGGAAATTGCTTGA
- a CDS encoding endo alpha-1,4 polygalactosaminidase encodes MKKYNLIVATIISALALSACSYGEGEYGVFLSYDGDLEDLSDYKTVVIDAQYFDKEDIEDFKEQGHEVYSYINVGSIESFRDYYDEYEDLTLDVYEHWEEEKWVDVSSGRWQEFILDILAPDLLDKGIDGFFVDNCDVYYQYPEKEIFEGLTVIMKGLIATGAEVVVNGGDAFVTAYTDEGGDADDIITGINQESVLTSIDWDEEAFHEAAADDEEYFKDYIETYADEGIDIYLLEYTDDPLLSMKIRRYCKAHGFKYYISDSLELDL; translated from the coding sequence ATGAAAAAATATAACTTAATAGTCGCTACAATTATATCAGCACTGGCCTTATCAGCCTGCTCTTATGGGGAGGGTGAGTACGGCGTGTTCTTAAGCTATGATGGCGATCTTGAGGATCTTTCGGATTATAAGACGGTGGTGATAGATGCCCAGTATTTTGACAAAGAGGATATAGAGGATTTCAAGGAGCAGGGCCATGAGGTTTATAGCTATATAAACGTTGGCTCTATAGAATCGTTCCGTGATTATTATGATGAATATGAAGATCTGACACTTGATGTCTATGAACACTGGGAAGAAGAGAAGTGGGTAGATGTCTCTTCAGGCAGATGGCAGGAGTTCATCCTTGATATACTGGCGCCTGACCTTTTGGACAAAGGAATAGATGGATTTTTTGTAGATAATTGTGATGTCTATTATCAGTATCCTGAAAAGGAGATCTTTGAAGGACTTACTGTTATCATGAAAGGTCTCATAGCTACAGGAGCAGAGGTTGTTGTTAACGGCGGAGATGCTTTTGTTACTGCATATACAGATGAAGGCGGGGATGCAGATGATATCATAACAGGTATCAATCAGGAATCCGTACTTACAAGTATTGACTGGGACGAGGAAGCGTTCCATGAAGCTGCTGCAGATGACGAGGAATATTTTAAGGACTATATAGAGACGTATGCAGATGAGGGCATTGATATATACCTTTTGGAATACACTGATGATCCGCTTTTGTCCATGAAGATACGCCGTTATTGCAAGGCGCATGGCTTTAAGTATTATATATCGGATTCACTGGAACTTGATCTCTGA
- a CDS encoding class I SAM-dependent methyltransferase: MIDKNIEYYNNNADSFFEGSVNADMSGVRGGFLKYVPDGGKILDAGCGSGRDSKAFLSEGYDVVAFDASKEMCKRASEYIGREVLNMCFEDISFDKEFDGIWACASLLHVPSDDLPDVLQRMKKALKPGGAIYASFKYGEGTTVRGERVFSDFTEESATKLFEEAGFEIASRVVGGDSRPGREAEMWINVIGICQ, translated from the coding sequence ATGATAGATAAGAACATTGAATATTATAACAATAACGCAGACAGCTTCTTTGAGGGATCTGTGAATGCTGATATGTCAGGAGTAAGAGGCGGCTTTTTGAAATATGTTCCTGATGGGGGCAAGATCCTTGATGCTGGCTGCGGAAGTGGTAGAGATAGTAAGGCTTTTTTGTCAGAAGGATATGATGTTGTAGCTTTTGATGCATCCAAGGAGATGTGCAAGAGGGCTTCTGAGTATATTGGCAGGGAAGTTCTTAATATGTGTTTTGAAGATATTTCTTTTGACAAGGAATTCGATGGAATCTGGGCGTGTGCTTCGCTGCTGCATGTGCCTTCAGATGATCTTCCTGATGTATTACAGAGGATGAAGAAGGCTCTAAAACCTGGTGGAGCTATTTACGCATCCTTTAAGTATGGTGAGGGAACGACTGTCAGGGGTGAGAGAGTGTTTAGTGATTTTACTGAGGAGAGCGCTACTAAGCTTTTTGAGGAAGCGGGATTTGAGATTGCAAGCCGCGTAGTTGGTGGTGACTCAAGACCTGGAAGAGAAGCTGAGATGTGGATTAATGTTATTGGTATATGTCAATGA
- a CDS encoding HNH endonuclease domain-containing protein, giving the protein MSDDIFSTGKEYHLEVDNKYYSSLDIEGFSLMMKDPSYCYKFYWLDAIVKLISEGVSETTFDDIINEMIASAWYSVREFHIHLSGIQLDGQIRDGLERAILKLSDLSGLPSNASKVEIVNAIKEHDSELKESKEQLTNMVPYRALAGFFSRSEEKAEWGSIRRMTAYIKSISSEVVLLPYTLGDSSKLKKEVYFEPAWIKMIQDNTVAILGWIQYEKVKWLQNNNPEVPGLVYKLAPMDEKMRKLDRVHKLWDGILECSNVIDVFTDDPIKTKSYDVDHFIPWSFVMNDELWNLMPMDSSLNSAKNNRLPKWDPFFRRFAQNQYLLYEMIHDKEHIHKLFESCLRDNLHSIWAGQELYRKGNSKEEFFGILEKNMQPVYDSARRQGYEIWNR; this is encoded by the coding sequence ATGAGTGACGATATTTTTTCAACTGGAAAAGAATACCATCTAGAGGTTGATAATAAGTATTACAGCTCTTTAGATATTGAGGGCTTCTCACTTATGATGAAGGATCCTTCCTATTGCTACAAGTTCTACTGGCTTGACGCAATAGTGAAGCTGATCTCTGAAGGCGTAAGTGAGACTACTTTTGATGACATCATAAATGAGATGATCGCAAGTGCCTGGTATTCTGTTCGTGAGTTCCATATCCATTTAAGTGGTATACAGCTTGATGGACAGATAAGAGATGGTCTGGAACGGGCTATTCTTAAGCTGTCGGATCTAAGCGGTCTTCCTTCTAACGCTTCTAAGGTTGAGATTGTAAATGCCATCAAAGAGCATGACAGTGAGTTGAAAGAATCTAAAGAGCAGCTTACTAACATGGTTCCTTACAGGGCTCTTGCAGGTTTTTTCTCAAGGTCTGAGGAGAAAGCTGAGTGGGGCAGTATCAGGAGGATGACGGCATATATCAAAAGTATAAGTAGTGAAGTGGTTTTATTGCCGTATACTCTTGGTGATTCCAGTAAGCTTAAGAAGGAAGTATATTTTGAACCGGCCTGGATCAAGATGATTCAGGATAACACTGTGGCGATTCTGGGCTGGATTCAGTATGAGAAGGTTAAGTGGCTTCAGAACAATAATCCTGAAGTTCCGGGGCTTGTATATAAGCTTGCGCCTATGGATGAGAAGATGCGTAAGCTTGACAGGGTTCATAAGCTGTGGGATGGAATTCTTGAATGCAGCAATGTGATAGATGTGTTTACGGATGATCCTATAAAGACTAAGAGTTATGATGTGGATCATTTTATTCCGTGGTCTTTTGTTATGAATGATGAGCTGTGGAATCTTATGCCGATGGATTCGTCGCTTAATTCTGCTAAGAATAACAGGCTTCCAAAGTGGGATCCTTTCTTCAGGAGATTTGCCCAGAATCAGTATCTGTTATACGAGATGATCCATGACAAGGAGCATATTCATAAGCTTTTTGAGTCTTGCCTTCGTGACAATCTGCATTCTATTTGGGCAGGGCAGGAGCTGTATCGTAAGGGGAATTCTAAAGAGGAGTTCTTTGGGATTCTTGAGAAGAATATGCAGCCGGTGTATGACTCTGCCAGAAGGCAGGGGTATGAGATTTGGAATAGGTAG
- a CDS encoding chromate transporter, with the protein MVIELFLTFARIGLFTFGGGYAMISLIQDICVDKKKWITHDEMMDITVIAESTPGPIAINCATYVGYKKRGLMGAIAATVGVILPSFIIIYMISMFLDSFLEIAWIASAFKGIKIAVGLLILDAALKMIKKMPKRPFQITVLITVFVIMMAVNICAIKISSITLMLVAGLCSLLIYSIRNMTTRKGSR; encoded by the coding sequence TTGGTTATTGAGCTTTTTTTGACATTTGCAAGGATAGGTCTTTTTACCTTTGGCGGAGGGTATGCCATGATCTCGCTGATACAGGATATCTGCGTTGATAAGAAGAAGTGGATCACCCATGATGAGATGATGGATATAACAGTCATCGCAGAATCAACGCCGGGGCCTATAGCTATAAACTGCGCGACATATGTAGGATATAAGAAGCGCGGGCTGATGGGGGCTATTGCAGCTACTGTAGGAGTGATCCTTCCATCTTTTATCATCATATACATGATCTCCATGTTTCTGGACAGCTTCCTTGAGATAGCATGGATAGCGAGCGCATTTAAGGGGATCAAGATAGCTGTTGGGCTGCTTATACTGGATGCGGCTCTTAAGATGATCAAAAAGATGCCAAAAAGGCCTTTTCAGATTACTGTATTGATAACAGTTTTTGTCATCATGATGGCTGTGAATATCTGCGCTATCAAGATATCATCCATTACGCTGATGCTGGTGGCAGGTCTTTGCAGTCTGCTTATATACAGTATCAGGAATATGACTACCAGGAAGGGCAGCAGATGA